One segment of Carya illinoinensis cultivar Pawnee chromosome 1, C.illinoinensisPawnee_v1, whole genome shotgun sequence DNA contains the following:
- the LOC122278071 gene encoding transmembrane emp24 domain-containing protein p24beta3-like yields the protein MERLKQRQKSVKICLLMILLVIFNFVGRISSLSVTVNDVECVYEYVLYEGDNVSGNFVVVDHDIFWSSDHPGIDFTVTSPAGNEVKTLKGTSGDKFEFKAPRSGMYKFCFQNPYSTPETVSFYIHVGHIPNEHDLAKDEHLNPINVKIAELREALDSVTAEQKYLKARDARHRNTNESTRKRVVFYTVGEYIMLAVASALQVIYIRQLFSKSVAYNRV from the exons atggagaggCTGAAGCAGAGACAGAAAAGCGTGAAGATCTGCTTGTTAATGATTCTTCTGGTGATTTTCAACTTCGTTGGAAGAATCTCATCGCTCTCGGTCACTGTAAACGACGTTGAATGCGTCTATGAGTACGTCCTCTACGAGGGCGACAACGTCTCTGGAAACTTCGTGGTGGTCGATCACGACATCTTCTGGAGCTCTGATCATCCCGGCATAGATTTTACA GTGACGTCTCCTGCTGGTAATGAGGTGAAAACCTTGAAGGGAACATCCGGTGACAAGTTTGAATTCAAGGCCCCACGAAGTGGAATGTACAAATTCTGTTTTCAGAATCCTTACTCAACACCGGAGACTGTTTCTTTCTACATACATGTTGGTCATATTCCTAATGAGCATGACCTGGCTAAAGACG AACATTTGAACCCAATAAATGTCAAAATTGCTGAGCTGAGAGAGGCACTGGATTCTGTTACAGCAGAGCAGAAGTACTTGAAAGCACGTGATGCTCGGCATCGTAACA CAAATGAGAGCACAAGAAAGCGCGTTGTATTCTACACTGTTGGTGAATATATTATGCTGGCCGTTGCAAGCGCATTACAAGTAATCTATATACGGCAGCTGTTCAGCAAATCAGTGGCATACAACCGAGTTTGA